The Liolophura sinensis isolate JHLJ2023 chromosome 8, CUHK_Ljap_v2, whole genome shotgun sequence sequence CCCGGACAGTCATCAGTATCAATTTGTAACTGCTCCGGGCAACCATCAGTATGTCTTATCTAAACAGACTAACTTCCCGAATGTTCATTAGCTCTGCATTAACCGGAAAATAGCTTTGCATTTTTGTGTACCGGCTTATTTGTACGCCGAATAGTTATTTCAGCCTGCCGCAAATGTTTAATCTATAGGTTGCTAAGGATATATCCACATCGTCTGGTACATACACGTACTATCAAACGTGCTACAGATGTTTGTCGATTAATCGGGTCATAATATATAATCAGCCCCAATTATATGTTGTGGGATGGGCTGTGAATTGGATGGTTCTCTCATCTTATATGTTTCTGCTGTCAAACAGAACTAACGATGTGGATGGAAATCTTATGTGTGGGAATGGTCTTTAGCCACTTCCTACATGTACTCCGATTGCAAACTCCAGCGGAAAATACCATTTAAATCAACCGAAATGAATTTAAATAGATCATATGCTTGCAGAAGAGGGAACGAGTCATACCCAAGTGGTTATGATGTTTGTTTTCCTGTTGCTCGTATACAGGTGCATAGTACTGGTctagggggcctctgtggccgaggtggttagcacgccaaagCGGAGCAATagccaccaatgtggttgctatgattccaagtccagctctttctggcttcctctcaagacgtacgtgggttttccccgggctctgtccggtttcctccgaccgtaatgcttgccgccgtcttATAGGTCAAACATTTCttagtaaggcgtaaaacagcaattaaatatataaataggaaATATGTGTGGTCTTTAAGCTCTCATTGTTCGTGGAAATTTGCTGACAATAAGCGGAAAACGACGTGCGGCCGTTCGCGAAGCCGTTTGTTCGTTGAAGGTCACTGATCTTTCACCAGtgtgtcacacgtgggaaagctCGTCTGTAACTGGTATCTCCCTAgcaccccagtttcctccactcatgaagCTGACCGCTATGATGTAAAGGCAAATAGataggcattaaacaacagtcaactAGCTTACAGTTTTTCTCGATATTTCCCAATCTTGTTTAggaaattgaaacattttacattataaTTTATCACTTTGCTGGCCTAATGTTTGGAGCGTCCTCCCCAAGGTCGGAAGACCCGGGATCagacttttaaaaaattgtacttgttgttgcTTCGATTaaggctcagcactgagaggttaaagcaaggaaacagaactggttggcttggtgtcaatataatgtgattgagtggggtgctatgtctggtttcttcggcatgatacttctaTGGGGCAAGGAttggccctgccacaagacgacgcagtatatgtatgcacagctaatgactctttgtcgtcatatgagtgaaaaaactgttgagtacggcttaaaacccaagcacacttacatatatgtatacattacaattatattatattttcagcattttgtgtatatttatcgCTTTACTCAAATTATTTACACTATTTTATCAGCTCGCCGTGTAAACACCTGTGCTGCTTTCAAGCAAACTTACCTGAATGAGCCGTCCCAGACTCGATTGTACGCCGGGGACCCGCAAGACTGTAGGCAGTACTTCAGCTGTCAAGTAGGCGGCGGCAAGGACTGGCTGCACATCTGTCCTGGGGGAACCTATTTCGACAACACTGTGGGTGACTGCAGTATGCTGACGGCCGACCCGAGCAAGTGCGCCAGTTAAACAGACGATATGTACagaacaaaagaaattgattctACTCCATGTATATGGTTGTAATTCCCTGAATAATAAAACGATTCATGTTTTTGTAAAACACAGGTTTGGTTACACAGTCATTTGAGTTCATTTATGTGTATAGAATCTAAGGGAAAATTATCTAGCACATCATACAATAATATCACTGATGCAATTATATCGTTTATCCAATGATATCGTTTGAACAACGTTATTGCTTACACATTGATATCGTTTATACAGTTAAATCTCTTAAACAATGATATCATTTACACAATGACAACCTCAAAGacgaagaaaacataaaatgatgccaaaaccagatgaaagaacatcaaaacttatttacaaatatgatctttattattttttccactttttttttatgagaaaagggtatttcaaaatatttttgtatggtgggtatttgggatcacctttTGGTACTTATCGACGTTggataataatgttctaaaaaaggatgtgatgcatgtgtaataaatttatttgaatgtaaatttgttgtagcattttaacacaaagactatatgtaccaaaaggtggtcctaAATACACAACTGACAATATTTTCAATTGGCTTtttgtctttaaagaaaaatctaaaaacattgaagaccacatttgcggctaacttttcacactctttcatctgaactgtatgtaatttttatgttttctccttcTTTAAACAATGATATGTTTTTAACAATAGTATTGTCTAAACAGTGATATTGTCTAAACAGTGATATTTGTCTCAACAATGATATTGTTTAAACAATTATACAGTCACTCCGATTTTCAAGATTTAGTGTTAATAAACTCGCGGCACCCAGCCAACTCTTTACATCTTCATTTAGGACACTTACGTTTTAATACGATTATAATATAAACCAACTTTTCAGTATGTGAACATCGCTTGATGACTTCAGGAAAATCTCAAtagttacttgtcaaaggtgGGTGGTTGATTTTAGGCATTTGGAATGAGCAAATCCATTTCTACAGACAAAAGGATAACACTCTGCATTTGTCACTATCTCACAATAGTGAATAATCGTTTAAATAtgagcgtcatgtccgacattcgtataccattcgtagtccgtaaagggcgttccaagtcgataatcgccagatcaatttccaaaacaacatttaactgtagctcccaaagacaaagatatgtaagaaattatacaaataggaaataaagccggtaagacacaagagagaagcggtcatcagttttcaatgatgccgggcagagagtggatattccaggcatgaaatccatatcaaaattcaaattcgtagtccatgagtGAGTTTAAGAGTTTCCTGGATCCGCATTCAGATGAAGGACACCAATAAAATTTCTCCAACTGGTGCCTTAAATTTTAAGCCGGTCCGTCCATAATTTTTTGTGTGGTTCCTGGCTcacaaacagacacacacacaaatatacgCCGACGAAAACGTATAACCTCAACCATTGGATAAggtaaaaaatacatcaaagcGAGAACACGTCTTCGTGAAGCCAGATGAACAATGACACCCGGTGTGAAACATTCACTGGGCAAGATGGCAGTTAGGTTTACGTGTGGAGAGCGTGAAGGAAACCACTGCCATTGTCCGCAACCTAATGAGCCCCCTACTCCCACCCCTCGCCGCAGACCCACAATAATTTTCCTTAACCGACAACGTTTTGTGCTGTAACTAAGTCGCAAACATTGTACGGCCAGTAAGAATTGGTGCCTAATTTGCCCAGAAAGGAGCCAAGAAAAATTCTCATTGACCGTTAAAATCTGGGTCTTCCTCTGCCAACAGCTACAGAGTAAGTGTAAGGGGTGGGAGATGGGGGTTTGTGGTGCAACGCCAATGGGACGCAACCTCATCatcttgtgtcttctcgccaaGAAATTCAAACGTTCATTAATAAAACTTATAcctgacaaaaatgtatttatttatttatttatttatttatttatttatttatttggtgttttaagccatactcatactcaagaatatttcacttggcGGTACGATGGCGgaaagcattatgatgggaagaaaccggacagagccccgaGAAAAGCACAAAATGTGGACAATTTCCCTTATTTTTATACcaagcatgtacctgtacaccaaaactTACATTCCCTCCCAATAAACAGAAGTTATAAAAGGGTATTTATCCCTATTGGCTTAAGTCACAGCCGAGAACCTGATGTGAACGTGCAACTGGTCAAAGGCAACGTTTTAGGCTAATAACCTGGCAAGTAGTATACACAATTGCGAAGAACAGGATTTAAATACGTTACACGTGTAACCACCGTGCtcagtttaaaatatttcacttattggaGGAAAACGGATGAACCATTGCCTGTTGGCaagtaaatgacaaactttGGCAAAGATGTGAAGGCAAATGCTCTCCAACGAACTTGCCACAAATGCCCTTAGTTAGAACCGTGGACGTGGAATATCGAGGTTTCCATGTCCATGCTTGGGACTGAACCAGCACTTAGTGTCTTccgcatggcattccagtgaggcagcaccctTTGTAAATATGTCAACGTTGTGTCCGGACAGTAATAAGGAGACATTCTCTTAATACATTGAAAAAGGTATTGAAAGCCGAGAGTATACAAACTATCGACCTTTGCAAAGTTACGCACGACCATTTTAACTTgtgatttttcttatttttttatttgactggtgtttcacacaagaatatttcactcatacgacggcctCTCACATGTGATATATAGACATGCATActatattggtgaaaggcaagtgGTGTTCAATGCGACAGTCGTGTACAGCTTATTGCCACCAAAGCTTCATAATTATAAAAATGTAAGGATCTATACAAtccctgcccaaggccgggTTTAAACACACaagaggggcctctgtggctcagttggttagcgcgctagtgcagcggattgacccaggagcctctcaccaatgcggttgctgtgagttcaaatccagctcgtgggttttccccggactctccggtttcctcccaccataatgctggccgtcgtcgtataatgGAAAtcctcttgagtacggcgtaaaataccaatcaagtaaatcaataaataaataaacccacaGGGCTCGCTTCCAGACAAATGGAAcgcaaatgtacatatttaaaaacaaaaaccacactTCCACGACAAAAAAAACGTTATGAATTATTTCCTTCGTATTTGATGTTAAATCAATTTCTATTGCCGTTATTAATTAATTAGGCCCACAAAAAGTGATTCATTCTCAACACTGCATGTATCTGAGCTTAAACATAgcacaaaacaagaaaatattttagaaattgAACATCTAATGTTTCTTTAATCGAATTCTTATGGTTATATTACATATGCTTTAACCTTGTAAAATTGATCTTAGTTGGGTATAGTACGTCTATTATTTATAACGTGTGAAAGCTATTTTTGCGGTGTATGAGCCTGACTCATGTGTGCTTTATTTGCTAATGCGTGAGGCTGAGTACAAAGAGAAGTGTCCTTTACAGTTAGCTAAAAAGCTGTGGAAGTGCTTCATAATTCACACGGCTTAGAATGGCGATGCCAGTTCAATCccatataatgtatatgttcATGAAAGGCAACAAAACAGTTCTTATAGGTATAAGGTCATGAAAAATCAGATATTTCATACTATGTGTTATCATTCAGTTTAATACTATTCAGACTTAGCTTGCAGTATATATGATAGTTACATTATTGTACAATAAAGTTTGATTACCAAACACGATATTAGCCTCGGGACTTTGGGCTTCATAGGTTAGTCTGCCTGCTTGTCTGCCACCAAAGTTTTCTCACTTGGACTTTCTCGCTTGAGCTTTGTTACCTGAATTTTCAGCACCAATAGAATTGATTACTCTGACATGTTCTCTCCGACTATTCTGTTATTACTCTGTCTGGATGTTTACAAAGGTGGTTTGTTTTGAGTGCAAATCACCTCGTTTCATACAGACAAGTCATTAGCTACTCGTCAAACACAACGTTCCAGAAACAATCAAAGTGTAAGTGTAGGTGTATTTAACTAAGCATTCATTCAAATACTAAGTGCACGGCGTTCACAGCGACTGTCACAAAATGTGACGAGTGTCAATCAGGGACAGATGGCTAGCCGTCCTTCTGTCCTAATTCCAAACGTGTTACAATTTTAAGTCCGTACGTGTTGTTGTTTTAGAATCAAGCCTGTCAATGCAAATTTACACGTGTAAATTATCCATCCAGTCAGTGTGTCTCGCCGCTCTTTTCCAAATGTCAGACGACAGACCTCATGGATCCGATACTAGAATGAAATTGACGTGGGCGTCTGCATGGTATAAAGACTGTTGGACCTCGCGGTACAGTCACAGTCAGCCAGTTGTCGCGCAGTAACCAAGCGTCCTCACCAGACACAATGAAccccgttgttgttgtagctgctCTGGCCACCCTGACGGTCTCGGCTTTTGCCCAAACCACCGATCAGTGCTCTGAAGCTCTTGGGAGCGAATGGGTTTGGAGCAGGAACTTCGCGCGCAAAACCAGTGATTGTACCTTGGGTTACCACTGCTCAAATGGACAACCCGTGGCGCTTCCACGCCCATGTCCAGGCGACTTGTACTTCTCACTCAGTCTAGGAGTGTGTGTGCCTTCGGACACCGTCTACATGACTCTTTTCTTCGGGGCGAACACATGCGATCAAGAGACGCAGAGATACAACCAGGCACTAAGGAGTAAGTAACTGAATACGGACACACCATGGTTCGGTCTTTTCTTTATCACATCTGGCTTATTAATATGTTTCTATTACATTTTAAGCATTTCTTTATACGTTTCATCCAGTCCTCTTAGCTGATCTTCATATTTCTAAGACCTTATCACAGACTTAATAGGGTCTTCACACACTACACACCATCTCACGGTCTTAATAGAGTCCTCATACATCTCAAATCATCATCAGCGCCGTAATAGAGCCCTCATAGATCTCATACCGTATCACGGTCTTAATTGATGCTCATACATGACTAACCTTATCACGGACCTTAATAGGGTCCTCACACAGCACACACCTTATTACGGTCTCATACATCGGGTCCTCATACATCTTGCACCTTCTCAGCACCATACCTTATCGCGGTCTTGATCGAACGCTCCTCATGCATCTCACACCTTATCAGCGCCGTACCTCATCGTGCTTTTAATCACACACCTTAGCACGGACCTTAATCGGGtcctcacacaacacatactTTATCACGGTCTTCACCAGGCCCTCATATAACGGTTTCATTAGTTTGCTTATTAGTTATGATTTCCAGACAGTAATCAGTGTTGGTGTGTTATTTTCTCGGACAGTCCATAACGTCAATTTTTAACTTCCACGAACTCTTATAACTGTTAGTTCGTAGCTTCTACCAATTGCCTGCGTCTAATTAGACCAAACATCCATCAGTATTAGTTTGCAACTTCTCCAGACAGTTATCAGCGTCAGTTTGTAACTTCTCCTGGCAGTCATCAGAGTCAGTTTGTAACTTCTTCCAACAGTCATCAATGTCAGCTTACAACTTCCTGGGATAGTAATGAGTTTCAGTTTGTAACTTCTTGCGACAGTCATCAGTGTCAGTTCGTAATTTCTCCCAGTAgtcatcagtgtaaatttatAACTTTCCCGGACAGTGATCAGTGTCAGTTTGAAACTTCACCTGACAATCATCAGTGCCAGTTTGTGACGTCCCCTAACAGTCAACAGTGTAAACTTCCACACACAATGACCAGGTTCAATTTGCAATGTTCCCGGACAGTCATGAGTGTCAGTTTGTAACTTCCCCAGAACAGTGATCAATGTCAGTTTGTAACTTTCCCATACAGTCATCAGTGTCAGGTTGTAACTTCCCCAAACAgtcatcagtgtaaatttgtaACTTTTCCGGACAGCCATCAGTGTCATTTAGTAACTTTCCCGGACAGCCATCCGCGACGGTTTGCAACTTCCCCGGACAGCCATCAGTGACAGTTTGCAACTTCCCCTGACATCCATCAGTTTCAGTTTGTAACTTCCCCTGACAATCATCAGTGTAAGTTTGTAACTTTCCCGGACAGTCATCAGTGTCAGTTTGTACCTTCCCTGGACATCCCTCAGTGTTAATTTGTAACTGCTCCGGGCAGCCATCAGTATATCTTATCTAAACAGACTAACTTCCCGAATGTTCATTAGCTCTGCAATACCGGAAAATACCTTTGCATTTTTGTGTACCGGCTTATTTCTACGCTGAATAGTTATTTCAGTCTGCCGCAAATATTTGATCTATAGGTTGCTAAGGATATATCCACATCGTCTGGTACGTATACGTACTATCAAACGTGCTACAGATGTTTGTCGATTAATCGGGTCATAATATATAATCAGCCCTAATTACCGGTTGTGGGATGGGCTGTGAATTGGATATCTCCCTCATCTTCTATGTTTCTGCTCAGTCCTCCTAAAGCGCCTTGCTACCATTtgcctgctacatgtataccacaatCAGCAGAATTTCCCAATGAGCTATAATTGTTAGATACCATCGAACAAAACTGACGGGTGTTCTTCTCGTGTGCCTTTCATCGGCTAGGCATACAGAGCTTTGATTCAGTATTGCAGGGGGGGAATTGCCTTAGATGTTCTCATGGCCTTGGTGGAATAGGCCGTGGTGAGCGCATGCAGGATCCTTGATTTTGTCTTACATGACGCTTATTGGCATTCACGTGCTGTCTGCGAATATGGCTGTCAAACTGAACTCACGAATGTGTATGGAAATCTTACATCTGTAGCCGAGGCCAGCGGGGAGCAATagccaccaatgtggttgctgtgagttcaggtccatcTCATTGTGGCTTCCCCTCAAGGCAtacgtgggttttccccaggctctgcccagtttcctcccaccgttaGCGTCCAACGACGTGCGACCGTTTGCGAAGCCTTTTATTCGTTGAAGGTCACTGATGTTTCACCAGtgtgtcacacgtgggaaagctTGTCTGTTACTGGTATCTCCCGAgcaccccagtttcctccactcatgaaactgaccgctATCATATAAAGGCAAATAGAaaggcattaaacaacagtcaactAGCTTACAGTTTTTCTCGATATTTCCCATTCTTGTTTAggaaattgaaacattttacattataaatTACCATTTTGCTGGCCTAATGGTTGGAGCAACCTCGTCAAAGCCGGGAGACCCGGGTTcagacttttaaaaaaatgtacttgttgctgcctcgattggggctcagcactgagaggttagagcaaggaaacagaactggttgcctggtgtcaatataatgtgattgagtggggtgctatgtctggtttcttcggcatgatacttctgtggcgGCAAGGATTGACCCCGCCACAAGACGACgcagtatatgtatgcacagctaatgactctttgtcgtcatatgagtgaaaaaactgttgagtacggcgtaaaacctaagcatacgtacatatatgtatacatttaaattattttatattttcagcattttgtcTATCAATATCACTTTACTTAAATTTTTTACACTATTTTATCAGCTCGTCGTGTAAACACTTGTACTGCCTTCCGGCGAACTTACGCCAATGAGCCGTCCCAGACTCGCCTGTACGCCGGGGACCCGCAAGACTGTAGGCAGTACTTCAGCTGTCAAGTGGATGGCGGCAAGGACTGGCTGCACATCTGTCCTGGGGAAACCTATTTCGACAACACTGTGGGTGACTGCAGTATGCTGACGGCCGACCCGAGCAAGTGCGCCAGTTAAATAACAGACGATATGTACAGAATAAAAGAAATTGATTCTACTCCATGTATATGGTTGTAATTCCCTGAATAATAAAACGATTCATGTTTTTGTAAAACACAGGTTTGGTTACGCAGTCATTTGAATTCGTTTATGTCTATAGAATATAAGGGAAAATTACATAGCACATCATACAATAATATCACTGATGCAATTATATCGCTTATCCAATGATATCGTTTGAACAACGTTATTGCTTACACATTGATATTGAATATACAGTTAAATCTCTTAAACAATGATATCATTTACACAATGACcaccttaaaggagaagaaaacataaaaatgatgccaaaaccagatgaaagagcgtcaaaacttatttacaaatatgatctttattattttttccattttgttttttcaggagaaaagggtatttcaaaatatttttgtatggtgggtatttgggatcacctttTGGTACTTATCGacgttgcataataatgttctaaaaaaggatgtgatgcatgtgttataaatttatttgaatgtaaatttgttgtttgtatacaaacatatacatttagtttgaactgtgataatatttatgaatatattaaaattataaatat is a genomic window containing:
- the LOC135474025 gene encoding uncharacterized protein LOC135474025; amino-acid sequence: MNPVVVVAALATLTVSAFAQTTDQCSEALGSEWVWSRNFARKTSDCTLGYHCSNGQPVALPRPCPGDLYFSLSLGVCVPSDTVYMTLFFGANTCDQETQRYNQALRTRRVNTCTAFRRTYANEPSQTRLYAGDPQDCRQYFSCQVDGGKDWLHICPGETYFDNTVGDCSMLTADPSKCAS